From Candidatus Pedobacter colombiensis, one genomic window encodes:
- a CDS encoding FUSC family membrane protein, with the protein MLNRPVRSIHDFLLSTYFADGLRITLGVLCPSLILAQFGLIQYGMTLSLGALCASVVDTPGPIIHRRNAMLITTGLITLTFIIVGLTNSNIYFTGLLVVLFSFVFSMFFLYGLRAASIGTAVLLIMVLSIDDIRPWKEVLFSSALIFIGSIWYTLLSYFFYRIRPYRIVQQTLSDSIHEVSLFLRAKAKFYHKNIDYDDNYADLLQLQVLVHEKQDDVREVLFKTREIVRESTPEGRFLLLVFVDMVDLFEQVMSTYYNYKQLHEQFDSTGILKHYESVIIKIADELDDIAFSLKTGGIPSLPTTLIEDVETLRNEIIQLESNNTEGKYNTLGIIALKNIEVNIENILSRVKTINSYFNKKEKKNLKPREIEVEKFVTRQSLDPELFFDNITFSSSTFRHSLRVATVMLIGFIIAKLLGFSHSYWILLTILVISKPGFSLTKKRNYERIIGTVVGAFIGMGILLYIHDKNTLFVILLFCMIGAYSFQRKNYVVSVLFMTPYILVLFDFLGMGSLSIARERIYDTLIGSGIALLASYSLFPYWEYEKLKEAMLDTLKANMKYFEEVVFLYTNGVQNLTNYKVARKEVYVTTANLASLFQRMFSEPKSKQVSMAEIHQFTALNHHLSSYIATLSLYKKEHAFVVSDFDTLKPVIQNTNYLLNMAIENLQANKGITSNVPLIRRNISESIENQKDEVMIAEQIDLIQKVAYDIFKLSEKIKI; encoded by the coding sequence ATGTTAAATCGCCCCGTCAGAAGTATTCATGATTTTTTGCTAAGTACTTATTTTGCTGATGGATTACGTATTACACTTGGCGTTCTTTGTCCATCGCTCATTCTCGCTCAGTTTGGTCTTATTCAGTACGGAATGACACTTTCGCTTGGTGCGTTATGCGCCAGTGTTGTGGATACACCAGGACCAATTATACACCGCAGGAATGCGATGCTGATCACAACAGGGCTCATCACTTTGACATTTATCATAGTTGGTCTAACCAATAGCAATATCTATTTCACCGGGCTTCTAGTTGTGCTTTTTAGCTTTGTTTTCTCCATGTTCTTCTTGTATGGATTAAGGGCTGCATCTATTGGTACCGCGGTTTTACTCATCATGGTTTTAAGTATCGACGACATTAGGCCCTGGAAAGAGGTGTTATTTTCATCGGCACTTATCTTTATTGGTAGCATCTGGTATACCCTCTTGAGTTATTTTTTTTATAGGATCCGCCCCTATCGCATTGTGCAGCAAACTTTAAGTGATTCCATTCATGAAGTAAGTCTTTTCTTAAGGGCAAAAGCTAAATTTTATCATAAAAATATCGATTATGATGACAATTATGCTGATTTACTGCAGCTTCAGGTGCTTGTACATGAAAAACAAGATGATGTACGAGAGGTGCTGTTTAAAACCAGGGAAATTGTAAGGGAATCTACACCTGAAGGAAGGTTTTTACTATTAGTGTTTGTGGATATGGTTGACCTATTTGAGCAAGTCATGTCAACCTATTACAATTACAAACAACTGCATGAACAGTTCGACTCTACAGGTATTTTAAAGCATTATGAATCCGTAATTATAAAAATAGCAGATGAACTGGATGATATCGCTTTTTCATTAAAAACAGGTGGTATTCCTAGCCTACCAACCACCCTTATTGAAGATGTAGAAACATTAAGAAATGAGATTATCCAACTCGAAAGTAACAATACTGAAGGCAAGTATAATACATTGGGCATCATTGCGCTAAAAAACATAGAAGTCAATATCGAAAATATTCTTTCGCGGGTTAAGACAATTAATAGCTATTTCAATAAGAAAGAAAAGAAAAATTTAAAGCCCAGAGAAATAGAAGTAGAAAAATTTGTAACCAGGCAAAGTTTAGATCCTGAGTTATTCTTTGATAATATTACTTTTAGTTCATCTACTTTCAGGCATTCGCTTCGTGTTGCTACGGTAATGCTTATTGGTTTTATTATCGCTAAGTTATTAGGATTTTCTCATAGTTATTGGATATTGCTTACCATATTGGTAATTTCTAAACCCGGCTTTAGTCTAACTAAAAAACGAAATTACGAGCGTATCATAGGAACCGTTGTCGGTGCATTTATTGGAATGGGTATACTCCTTTATATTCATGATAAAAATACCTTATTTGTTATTCTGCTTTTCTGTATGATTGGTGCTTATAGCTTTCAACGTAAAAATTATGTAGTAAGTGTGCTGTTCATGACTCCCTATATCCTGGTGTTGTTTGATTTTTTAGGGATGGGAAGTTTATCCATAGCACGTGAACGTATTTATGATACGCTTATTGGTTCGGGGATTGCCTTACTGGCCAGTTATTCCTTATTCCCTTATTGGGAATATGAAAAGCTTAAAGAAGCAATGCTGGACACATTAAAAGCTAATATGAAGTATTTTGAAGAAGTAGTTTTCTTGTATACAAATGGCGTTCAAAATCTTACCAATTACAAGGTTGCCCGTAAAGAAGTGTACGTAACAACAGCCAATTTAGCTTCACTTTTCCAACGTATGTTCTCAGAGCCTAAAAGTAAACAGGTATCCATGGCCGAAATCCATCAGTTTACTGCTTTAAATCATCACCTCTCCTCTTATATAGCTACCCTTTCCTTATATAAGAAAGAACATGCTTTTGTTGTTTCTGATTTTGATACACTTAAGCCAGTCATTCAAAATACGAATTACCTATTAAATATGGCTATAGAGAATCTTCAGGCCAATAAGGGGATAACCAGCAATGTTCCTTTAATCAGAAGAAATATTAGCGAATCAATAGAGAATCAAAAGGACGAAGTAATGATTGCTGAGCAAATTGATCTTATTCAAAAGGTGGCCTATGACATTTTTAAGCTATCCGAAAAAATTAAAATATAA